GCCCCGTTCCCGGACTCGGTCGGCGCGCCGGTGCACGAGGCGGACGTGGCCGAGGTCGTCGTGCACGCCCTGCTCCACGACGGGCACGAGCGCCGCGCCTACACGCTCAGCGGCCCCGAGGCGCTGACGCACCGGCAGCAGGCGGAGGCGTTCGCGCGGGGCCTGGGCCGGCCGATCCGGTTCGAGCGCCTCACCTACGGGCAGGCGCGGGCCGCGCTGATCCGCGACGAGGGCCTGCCCTACGACGTGGCCGAGTACCTGCTGGGGTACATGGCGCAGCACGCCGAGGAGCCGGCCGACGTGACCCCGGACTTCACCGAGGTCACCGGCAGGCGCGGCCGCACCCTGGCCGAGTGGGCCGCCGACCACGCCGCCGACCTCACCCGCGAGTCGTAACCCCAACCCGCGCGAGTCGCACGTTCACGCCCCGCGAGTCGCACGTTCACGCCCGGCGAGTCGTGCGCTCATGCCTGGCGGTGCGAGCGCGAATGTAGAACTCAGGGGTCCTGAACGTTGGACTCGCGGGTGCCGGGCGTACGACTCGCGCGGGGTGGACGTACGACTCGCGGGTGGGTGGTCAGACGGAGCCGTACTGGCGGTCACCCGCGTCGCCGAGGCCCGGGACGATGAAGCCCGAGTCGTTCAGGCGCTCGTCGACGCTGGCGGTCACCAGGCGCACCGGCAGGCCTGAGTCGGCCAGGTGCTCGATGCCCTCCGGCGCGGCCAGCGCGCAGATCGCGGTCACGTCCGTCGCGCCCCGGTCGGTGAGCAGGCGGATCGTGTAGGCCATGGACCCGCCGGTGGCGAGCATCGGGTCCAGCACGTACACGGGCCGCCCGGCCAGGCTCTCCGGCAGCGACTCCATGTAGGGCGTGGGCTGGAGCGTCTCCTCGTCGCGCGCCAGGCCGACGAACCCCATCTGCGCGTCGGGGATCAGCTTGTGCGCCTGGTCGGCCATCCCCAGCCCGGCGCGCAGCACCGGCACCAGCAGCGGCGGGTTCGCCAGCCGGTACCCGGTGGTGCGGGCGACCGGCGTGTGCACCTTCTGCTCGGCGACCGGGGCCTCGCGGCTGGCCTCGTAGACCAGCATCACGGTCAGCTCGTGCAGCGCGGCGCGGAACGCCGCGTTGTCGGTGCGCGCGTCGCGCATGGTGGTCAACCGCGCACGCGCGAGGGGGTGATCGACGACGAGGACGTCCATGGTCGAACAGTATGTGACACCCCCGGCCGGGTCGCCGCCGTCGGCCGACCGCCCCCGCGCCGGACGCCCGTTCGGCGGCTCGGGGTTGACGAGGCGCTCGCGCGGGTAGCGTCCCTGGCATGACCGACCACGTGCGGATCGGGATCTTGGGTGCGGCGCGGATCGCGCCGGCGGCAGTGGTTCGACCGGCTCGGTCCTCGGCGACGGTCGAAGTGGCGGCGGTGGCGGCGCGGGACGCCGGGCGGGCGCGGAAGTTCGCCGACCGGCACGTGGTCGCCAAGGTGCACGACAGCTACGAGGCGCTGTTGGACGACCCCAACATCGACGCGGTCTACATCCCGCTGCCCAACGGGCTGCACGGGCGGTGGACGTCGAGGGCGTTGGCGGCCGGGAAGCACGTGCTGTGCGAGAAGCCGTTCGCCGCCAACGCCGACGAGGCGGCCGAGGTGGCCGAGGTGGCGAACGCGAGCGGGCTCGTGGTGATGGAGGCGTTCCACTACCGCTACCACCCGCTGGTCGCGCGGATGGTCGAGGTCGTCGGCGAGCTGGGGCCGCTGCGGCACGTCGACGCGCGCATGTCGTTCCCGCTGCCGAGGTTCGGCGACATCCGGTATTCGCTGGGGCTGGCGGGCGGCGCGCTGATGGACGCCGGGTGCTACCCGGTGAACCTGGTGCGGCTGCTGGGCGGCGGCGAGCCCGAGGTGCGGTCGGCGCGGGCGCTGCTCAAGGGCGAGGGCGTGGACCGGGCGATGCGGGCGGGGCTGCTGTTCCCGGCTGGGCACACCGGCACCGTGGTGACGTCGATGTGGTCGCGCTCGCTGCTCAAGCTGTCGGCGAGGGTCATCGGGGAGCGCGGTGAGATGCGCGTGCTCAACCCCTTCATGCCGCAGCTGGGCCACCGGCTCACCGTGAAGCTCGAAGGGCAGCGCCGGGTGGAGCGCTTCGACCGCCGCCCGTCCTACGCCTACCAGCTCGACGCGTTCGCCGACGCGATCCTGCACGGCACGCCGTTCCCGACGACGGCCGACGACGCGGTGGCGGGCATGCGGGTGATCGATGCGATCTACTTGGCCGCCGGTCTCGGCGTCCGCCGACCCAGTAATTCCGCATAATTCGTGTTCACTACCGGATGGAATACAGATCCATTCGAGCGAATGAGCTATTCCTCCTTTCCCCGGCGCGGCTAGCGTGCGATTCACGGCCAATCGTCCGGGGAGGGACATGAGCGGCTTCGAGGTGGACGTCGAGGGGCTGCGCGCGGCTGCCGCGTCGGCGGCGTCGGCGGGGGAACGGGCGCGGCGGGTCGGGTTGGGCGAGGCGGTCGGGCAGGTGCCGGCCGGCCTGCCCGGTTCCCGGTCGGCCGACCGGGCCGAGCGGTTGGCGAGGGCGTGGGACGACCGCGTGGCGGCCTGGTCGCGGGACGTGGGCGCGTTCTCCGCGAACCTGTCGGCGTCGGCGGACCGGTACGCGGCCGACGACGCCGCGTCCGCGCGCGACTTCTCCGGCGTCCTCCCCGGCGGGCTGGTCGGATGGTCCTGAGCTACGGGGACGTCCGCCGGTGGGACGCGGACGGGCTGGAGGGCGCCGCACAGGCGATCCGGCGCCGCAAGGACCTGCTCATCGGGCTGGAGGACGAGCTGGTCGACTCGTTCGGCCCGCTGTTCTGGCACGGTGACGGCGCCACCGCGGCACGCGGCGCGCTCGCCGCCATCAGGGACCGCGCCGAGCACGTCGTCGCCGAGGTCGGGTCGGTGCAGCGCGCGATCCAGGAGGCGTCGGACGCGGTCACCGCGCTGCGCCACCTCGTCGAGGAGGCCGAGTCGGTCGCCCGCGCCCACGGCTTCGGCATCGCGGCCGACGGGTCGGTGCGCGACGAAGCGCCCGGGACGCGGCCCGCGGACGAGCGCACCCGCCTGGCCGCCGAGCTGGCGGACCGCGTGGAACGCGTGCTGGTCACGGCGCGGGCGGCGGACGACGCGCTGGCCTCGGCCTTGGCCAAGGCCGAGGTGGCGCAGGTGTCCGACGGCGGTGCGACGAGCCTCGCCGAGGCCGACCCGACCGCGCGCACCGAGGACGGGCGCTACCGGGTCGGACCGCCCGACCGGCCCGACATCCGGTTCGACGACGATTTCGCGCACGGCTCGGCGGAATCGAACTGGCGGGACCAGGTGTCGAAGGCCGAGTGGTTGGCGAAATTGCGCGGGGCGCAGGCGCTGGGCATGATGCCGGACGCCACCGGGATGTACGAGCACTATTGGAAGAACAGCGGTGAACCGCGCGAGTTCGACTACGACAAGGCGGTCCGGGAGGACTCGGGAATCCGCGCGGGCCTCGACGGCGAGATCACCCGGGCCGCGCGGGCGGCGGAGGAGCTGGTGCGGGCGGGGCACACCGAGTTCCCCCTGACCGGGCAGCCGTCGGCCGCCGACTCGTACCCGAAGACGGAGAACTGGCAGAAGGCCGTCGGGGCGTACCAGGTGTGGAGCCACGGCAACGTGTGCGTGGACGGGAACCGGGTGACGATGACGGTCACCGTGGAGGCCGAGGACCGCTACAACTTCAACCGCGGCCAGGCCGACATCGCGACCGGTGCGGGTGACGACGAGAACGGCAGGTTCACCGAGGTCGGGTGGGCGAAGCCGTTCGACACGCACGGCCAGGCGACCAGGACGGTCACCTGGGAGCTCGGCAACCCGCCGCAGGGCGCGCCCGACGTCGTCGCGCCGCGCGTCGACGAGGACGCGCGCGGCGCGGAGCGCGACCGGGGCCCGACCCCGGACAACCCGAGGGAGCGGCGCTAGTGGGCGGCGTGCCGGCGGAGCGCCGGGTGACGGCGCCCTCGTCGACGGGGGTCCTACCGGCGGGGTCTCGACCGGCGGGGCCCCGGCCGTGGGTGCTCGCGCTGGCCGCGGTGGCGGCGGTGCTGGTGGTGGGTGCGGTGGCCGTGGTCGGCTACCGGGTGCTGGTGGTGGAGGAGGACGAGCCGATGGCGAGCACCGGTGCGGCGGTGAAGTCGGGGACGGGTGAGCTGCGGACCGACCTCGACCCGCTGCTGGCGCGGTTCCCCGTGCTGGGGGCGCCGGAGGGCGCGCGGTGGATGTCGGGCACGTACGGGCGCGCCGACGTGCCCGGTCCCTCGACCTACTGGATCGACGCGGTGGTGACGCTGCCGGCCGACCGGGTGACCGGCCTGGTGTCGGCGCACCACCCGGTCGCGGAGGGCCGCGAGCCGTCGGTGGCGGACGGTCTGCGCGACGCGCTCCCACCCGGCCCGTTCCTCACCGGTGAGGCGTTGACCAGCGCGTTCTCCCACGACCGGTGGCGGGCGACGGCGTACCTGGACGTCGGGACGGGCACGCTCGTCCTCACCGCGACCGGGACGTGACCGGCGCGACCGCGACCGGTTCCGGTGCGATCCCGCGTTCCGTCGTCAAACGCACGACGTGCTCCTAGACTCACCCGTGTGAGCGACGAGCTGGTCCCGGACCCCCGTCAGATGCGCGCTTCGGACGCCGACCGCGAGAAGGTCGCCCGGGTGCTCCAGCAGGCCCACGGCGAGGGCCGGCTCGACCTGGTCGAGCTGGACGAGCGCCTGGCGGCGGTGTACGCGTCGAAGACCTACGGCGACCTGGTGCCGCTGACCGCCGACCTGGGCGTCGCGACGCCCACCGTGCTGCCGGCGCCGCTCCAGCAGAACCTGCCGTCCTCGCGGATCGGCGGCACGCCGGGCTCGGCCACGTCGTTCGCGTTCTGGTCCGGCGTCGAGCGGCGCGGCGAGTGGGTCGTGCCCGCCACGCACAACGCCGTGGCGATCATGGGAGGCGTCCAGCTGGACCTCACCCGCGCCCGGTTCGCGCAGCAGGAGACGACGATCAACGCCTACGCGCTGATGGGCGGCATCGAGATCATCGTGCCGCCGGACGTCACCGTGCGCGTGGACGGCATCGGGTTCATGGGCGCCTTCGAGGACTCGACCCACAAGGGTGAACCGACCATCCCGGGCGGTCCGGTGGTGCGCGTCACCGGCTTCGCGATGATGGCCGGGGTCGAGGTGCGCCGCCCCAAGAAGAAGAAGGTCAAGGGCGTGAAGCGGGATGAGATCGAAGGCTGAGCGGACCCCCGAACCGGCCGTGACCTGCCCGGACCCGCTCACTTAGGACGGCCGTCCCACTCCGCCTAGACTCGGCGGCATGGCTGCTCCATCGACAGAGGCGTCGCTGCCCCCGGTGCTCGCCGACGCCGTCCGCGACGACGCGTCGCTGCGCCGGTTCCTGCACGGGCTGCCCGGGGTGGACCAGGTCGGCGTCGAACAGCGCGCGGCCGGTCTCGGGACGCGCAGCATCAAGAAGGCCGCGAAGCTGTGGGCGATCGACACGGCGATCTCCATGGTCGACCTGACCACGCTGGAGGGCGCGGACACGCACGGCAAGGTGCGGTCCCTCGCGGCCAAGGCGCGCAGGCCCGACCCGGAGCGGCCGGAGGTGCCGAGGGTCGCCGCGGTGTGCGTGTACCCGGACATGGTCGCGACCGCCGTGAAGGAGCTGGAGGGCACGGGCGTCCACGTGGCCAGCGTGGCCACCGCGTTCCCGTCGGGCCGCTCGTCGCTGAAGGTGAAGCTGGAGGACACCGCGTTCGCGGTGGACGCGGGCGCCGCCGAGATCGACATGGTGATCGACCGGGGCGCGTTCCTCTCCGGCCGCTACGGCCAGGTGTTCGACGAGATCGTGCAGGTCAAGCACGCGTGCGGCGACGCGCACCTCAAGGTCATCCTGGAGACCGGCGAGCTGGCGACCTACGACAACGTGCGCCGCGCCTCGTGGCTGGGCCTGCTCGCGGGCGGCGACTTCATCAAGACCTCCACCGGCAAGGTGTCGCCCGCCGCGACGCTGCCGGTGACGCACGTGATGCTCCAGGCGGTGCGCGACTGGCACACCCTGACCGGCGAGCTGCGGGGCGTGAAGCCGGCGGGCGGCATCCGCAGCACCAAGGACGCGATCAAGTACCTGGTGGCGGTGCACGAGGTCGCGGGCCCCGAGTGGCTGACCCCGGACCTGTTCCGGTTCGGCGCCTCCACGCTGCTCAACGACCTGCTGATGCAGCGGCGCACCCAGTTGGACGGCCACTACAGCGGCCCCGATTACGTGACGGTGGACTGAGACATGTGGGAATACGCGCCCGCGCCCGAGTCGCGGGACATCGCGAACCTCAAGCCGACCTACCGGATGTTCGTCGACGGCGAGTTCGTCGAGGGCGGCGGCGAACCGCTCAAGACGATCAACCCGGGCACCGAGGAGGTGCTCGCCGAGGTCTCCACGGCCACCACCGCGGACGTCGACAAGGCCGTGAAGGCCGCCCGCCGCGCCTACGACCGGGTGTGGGGGAAGATGCCCGGCTCCGAGCGGGCCAAGTACCTCTTCCGCATCGCCCGGCTCGTCCAGGAGCGCGGTCGCGAGCTGGCCGTGCTGGAGTCGCTGGACAACGGCAAGCCGATCAAGGAGTCGCGGGACGTGGACGTGCCCACGGCCGCCGCGCACTTCTTCTACCACGCGGGCTGGGCGGACAAGCTCGGCTACGCGGGCCTCGGCCCGGACCCGCGGCCGCTGGGCGTGGCAGGCCAGGTCATCCCGTGGAACTTCCCGCTGCTGATGGCGGCGTGGAAGATCGCGCCCGCCCTGGCCTGCGGCAACACCGTGGTGCTCAAGCCCGCCGAGACGACGCCGCTGACCGCGCTGGTGCTCGCCGAGATCATCCAGCAGGCCGACCTGCCGCCCGGCGTGGTCAACATCCTGCCCGGCGCTGGTGACGTCGGCGCGGCCGTCGTGAATCACCCGGACGTGGACAAGGTCGCGTTCACCGGTTCGACGGACGTCGGCAAGGCCATCCAGCGGCAGCTCGCGGGCACCAACCGCAAGCTCACCCTGGAGCTGGGCGGCAAGGCGGCGAACATCGTGTTCGACGACGCCCCGCTCGACCAGGCCGTCGAGGGCATCGTCAACGGCATCTTCTTCAACCAGGGCCACGTGTGCTGCGCGGGATCGCGGCTGCTGGTGCAGGAGTCGGTGGCCGAGGAGCTGCTGGAGAAGCTGCGCGTGCGCGTGTCCACGCTGCGCGTCGGCGACCCGCTGGACAAGAACACCGACGTCGGCGCGATCAACTCGCGCGAGCAGCTCGTGAGGATCCAGGAGCTGGCGGCGTCCGGCGAGGAGGAGGGCGCCGAGCGCTGGACGTCGGCGTGCCCGCTGCCGGACAAGGGCTTCTACTTCGCGCCGACCGTGTTCTCCAACGTGTCGCAGGCGATGCGGATCGCGCGCGAGGAGATCTTCGGGCCGGTGCTGTCGGTGCTGACGTTCCGCACGCCGGACGAGGCGGTGGCCAAGGCGAACAACACGCCGTACGGGCTGTCCGCGGGCATCTGGACCGAGAAGGGCTCCCGCATCCTGTGGGCGGCGCAGAAGATGCGCGCCGGCGTCGTGTGGGCCAACACGTTCAACCGCTTCGACCCGACCGCCCCGTTCGGCGGCTACCAGGAGTCGGGCTTCGGCCGCGAGGGCGGCCGCACCGGGCTGGAGGCGTACCTCGATGTCTGACCGCATCGCCGTGGCGAAGACGTACAAGCTCTACGTCGGGGGCGCGTTCCCCCGGTCGGAGTCGGGGCGCTCCTACCCGGTGGTGGACGCCAAGGGCGCGTTCCTGGCCAACGCCGCGCAGGGGTCGCGCAAGGACGCCCGGGACGCGGTGGTCGCGGCGCGCAAGGCGTTCGCGGGGTGGTCGGGTGCGACGGCGTACAACCGCGGGCAGGTGCTGTACCGGGTGGCCGAGGTGCTGGAGGGCCGCCGCGAGCAGTTCGCGGTGGAGGTCGCCGCGTCCGAGGGCGTGCCGCTGAAGAAGGCGCAGTCGCTGGTGGACGCGGCCGTCGACCGCTGGGTCTGGTACGCGGGGTGGACCGACAAGTTCGCCACGGTGCTGGGTGCGGCGAACCCGGTGGCGGGGCCGTACTTCTCGTTCTCGGTGCCGGAGCCGACGGGCGTGGTCGCCGTGCTGGCGCCGCAGGAGTCGTCGCTGCTGGGGCTGGTGAGCGTGATCGCGCCGGTCATCGCGACCGGCAACACGGCGGTGGTCGTGGCGTCG
This region of Saccharothrix longispora genomic DNA includes:
- the upp gene encoding uracil phosphoribosyltransferase gives rise to the protein MDVLVVDHPLARARLTTMRDARTDNAAFRAALHELTVMLVYEASREAPVAEQKVHTPVARTTGYRLANPPLLVPVLRAGLGMADQAHKLIPDAQMGFVGLARDEETLQPTPYMESLPESLAGRPVYVLDPMLATGGSMAYTIRLLTDRGATDVTAICALAAPEGIEHLADSGLPVRLVTASVDERLNDSGFIVPGLGDAGDRQYGSV
- a CDS encoding Gfo/Idh/MocA family protein — protein: MTDHVRIGILGAARIAPAAVVRPARSSATVEVAAVAARDAGRARKFADRHVVAKVHDSYEALLDDPNIDAVYIPLPNGLHGRWTSRALAAGKHVLCEKPFAANADEAAEVAEVANASGLVVMEAFHYRYHPLVARMVEVVGELGPLRHVDARMSFPLPRFGDIRYSLGLAGGALMDAGCYPVNLVRLLGGGEPEVRSARALLKGEGVDRAMRAGLLFPAGHTGTVVTSMWSRSLLKLSARVIGERGEMRVLNPFMPQLGHRLTVKLEGQRRVERFDRRPSYAYQLDAFADAILHGTPFPTTADDAVAGMRVIDAIYLAAGLGVRRPSNSA
- a CDS encoding DUF1707 SHOCT-like domain-containing protein, which codes for MSDELVPDPRQMRASDADREKVARVLQQAHGEGRLDLVELDERLAAVYASKTYGDLVPLTADLGVATPTVLPAPLQQNLPSSRIGGTPGSATSFAFWSGVERRGEWVVPATHNAVAIMGGVQLDLTRARFAQQETTINAYALMGGIEIIVPPDVTVRVDGIGFMGAFEDSTHKGEPTIPGGPVVRVTGFAMMAGVEVRRPKKKKVKGVKRDEIEG
- the deoC gene encoding deoxyribose-phosphate aldolase yields the protein MAAPSTEASLPPVLADAVRDDASLRRFLHGLPGVDQVGVEQRAAGLGTRSIKKAAKLWAIDTAISMVDLTTLEGADTHGKVRSLAAKARRPDPERPEVPRVAAVCVYPDMVATAVKELEGTGVHVASVATAFPSGRSSLKVKLEDTAFAVDAGAAEIDMVIDRGAFLSGRYGQVFDEIVQVKHACGDAHLKVILETGELATYDNVRRASWLGLLAGGDFIKTSTGKVSPAATLPVTHVMLQAVRDWHTLTGELRGVKPAGGIRSTKDAIKYLVAVHEVAGPEWLTPDLFRFGASTLLNDLLMQRRTQLDGHYSGPDYVTVD
- a CDS encoding aldehyde dehydrogenase family protein, whose translation is MWEYAPAPESRDIANLKPTYRMFVDGEFVEGGGEPLKTINPGTEEVLAEVSTATTADVDKAVKAARRAYDRVWGKMPGSERAKYLFRIARLVQERGRELAVLESLDNGKPIKESRDVDVPTAAAHFFYHAGWADKLGYAGLGPDPRPLGVAGQVIPWNFPLLMAAWKIAPALACGNTVVLKPAETTPLTALVLAEIIQQADLPPGVVNILPGAGDVGAAVVNHPDVDKVAFTGSTDVGKAIQRQLAGTNRKLTLELGGKAANIVFDDAPLDQAVEGIVNGIFFNQGHVCCAGSRLLVQESVAEELLEKLRVRVSTLRVGDPLDKNTDVGAINSREQLVRIQELAASGEEEGAERWTSACPLPDKGFYFAPTVFSNVSQAMRIAREEIFGPVLSVLTFRTPDEAVAKANNTPYGLSAGIWTEKGSRILWAAQKMRAGVVWANTFNRFDPTAPFGGYQESGFGREGGRTGLEAYLDV
- a CDS encoding aldehyde dehydrogenase family protein, which produces MSDRIAVAKTYKLYVGGAFPRSESGRSYPVVDAKGAFLANAAQGSRKDARDAVVAARKAFAGWSGATAYNRGQVLYRVAEVLEGRREQFAVEVAASEGVPLKKAQSLVDAAVDRWVWYAGWTDKFATVLGAANPVAGPYFSFSVPEPTGVVAVLAPQESSLLGLVSVIAPVIATGNTAVVVASQDRPLPAITLSEVLATSDVPGGVVNVLTGRTAEIAPWLASHADVNALDLTGAPEQSRADLERSAAGTVKRVPRKRPAEDFTREPDLARLRAFLETKTVWHPTGT